One genomic segment of Pristiophorus japonicus isolate sPriJap1 chromosome 8, sPriJap1.hap1, whole genome shotgun sequence includes these proteins:
- the rtn4r gene encoding reticulon-4 receptor, which produces MAEGNRLLFLALCLHYLPKAESCPKDCTCYNEPMTVSCQQQGFESVPDGIPLRSQRIFLQNNKIPLVSTTSFSSRQNLTVLWLHSNNISIIQSGAFDGLERLEELDIGENINLKSLTPTAFNGLVRLHTLHIHRCGLADLPVGIFRGLGSLQYLYLQENVLEKLQDDLFVDLANLTSLFLHGNRIRSLSENVFRGLVNLDKLLLHQNRISLVHRRAFHDLGKVGLLYLFNNNLTVLTGQTMDPLVSLQYLRLNGNQWICDCRAKSLWDWFRRFRGSSSVLECHIPSRLADSDLKTLDSRDLETCLDSSNQIRTSIFSTRTRSGKLPTVETPSSSKDGSIRCCQPDSDQSSIIYTKDKSAPSSYNSRGSTNNPLKDKENISKSRYTENDLSKNGTYKNGLSDAPMGTFSAKIDQALVMLSPELLDNLESSTSPTTKKKRKCYKKPKTDSSQCRLNNGSYRMLLWKPVLVSLCLLPLLLHLC; this is translated from the exons ATGGCTGAAG GAAACAGACTCCTCTTTCTCGCACTCTGCTTGCATTATCTCCCCAAAGCCGAGTCATGTCCCAAGGATTGTACCTGCTACAACGAGCCCATGACAGTCAGCTGTCAGCAGCAGGGTTTCGAATCAGTTCCCGACGGGATCCCACTCAGAAGCCAACGGATCTTTCTTCAAAACAACAAGATCCCATTGGTGAGCACTACCAGTTTCAGCTCGCGTCAGAACCTGACAGTCCTGTGGCTCCACTCCAATAACATCAGCATTATACAATCCGGGGCTTTCGATGGTCTAGAACGGCTGGAGGAGTTGGACATTGGGGAAAATATCAACCTCAAGTCTCTGACTCCAACCGCTTTCAACGGATTGGTGCGCCTTCACACCTTGCACATCCATAGATGCGGCCTGGCAGACCTGCCAGTGGGCATATTCCGAGGGCTTGGCTCGTTGCAATACTTGTACCTGCAGGAAAACGTACTGGAGAAATTGCAAGATGACCTGTTTGTGGACTTGGCCAATCTCACTTCCTTATTCTTGCATGGTAACAGGATCAGGAGTTTATCGGAAAACGTGTTCCGAGGTTTGGTCAACCTGGATAAACTTTTACTGCATCAGAATCGAATTAGCCTGGTGCACAGAAGGGCGTTTCATGATTTGGGCAAGGTGGGGCTCTTGTACCTCTTCAATAACAACCTGACCGTGCTGACTGGACAGACCATGGACCCCTTAGTCTCACTGCAGTACCTCCGACTGAATGGAAACCAGTGGATCTGCGACTGTCGGGCCAAGTCGCTTTGGGACTGGTTCCGGCGTTTCCGCGGATCAAGTTCGGTGCTGGAGTGCCACATCCCCTCGCGTCTGGCCGACAGCGACCTGAAAACGCTCGACAGCCGCGATCTGGAAACCTGTCTGGATTCCTCCAACCAGATCCGGACCAGTATTTTCAGCACCAGGACCAGATCGGGCAAACTGCCCACGGTGGAAACTCCCTCCAGTTCGAAAGATGGTTCCATCAGGTGCTGCCAACCGGATAGTGATCAGTCCTCCATCATTTACACCAAAGACAAGTCGGCCCCCTCCTCGTACAACAGCAGAGGGTCCACCAATAATCCACTGAAGGACAAAGAGAACATTTCCAAGAGCAGGTACACAGAGAACGATCTGTCAAAAAACGGGACGTATAAAAATGGGTTGAGCGACGCTCCCATGGGAACTTTCTCTGCTAAAATAGACCAAGCGTTAGTCATGCTCAGTCCAGAACTATTGGACAATCTAGAGTCCTCTACATCTCCCACAACTAAAAAGAAGCGGAAATGCTATAAAAAGCCCAAAACGGACTCATCCCAATGTCGCCTCAACAACGGATCGTATAGAATGCTCCTGTGGAAGCCAGTGCTGGTATCACTTTGCTTATTGCCGCTCTTGCTGCACCTTTGTTAA